Proteins co-encoded in one Puntigrus tetrazona isolate hp1 chromosome 20, ASM1883169v1, whole genome shotgun sequence genomic window:
- the LOC122325417 gene encoding trace amine-associated receptor 4-like, which translates to MSSNETAIYSENVFLCYPLRPDSCPRAHRLPALKVAIYVLMVLMILTTVFGNLLIIISISHFKQLQSPTHLIVRSLAASDCLLGSLVMPYSMVRSVEGCWYLGDIVCKVHSSLDMTFSISSLIHLSLISVDRYWAICDPLRYRMRVTNNTVTVFTTLTWLFSFLYSFSVVFSGVNKIGLESFIMQVYCVGSCVLFFNKQWGLICSLLTFFLPGTIMSSLYMKIFHVARKHAKVMSERVTGGMKSLSSAQREGKAAKTLAIVMGVFYLCWLPFFTATAVDPFLNFVTPGDVFDALVWFGYFNSTCNPLIYGFFYPRFQKAFKILIFTYICGCNDSSTLILE; encoded by the coding sequence ATGAGCTCAAATGAAACTGCCATTTATTCTGAGAATGTGTTTCTCTGCTATCCACTCCGGCCGGACTCTTGTCCCAGAGCTCATCGCCTCCCTGCACTTAAAGTGGCGATATATGTTTTGATGGTGTTGATGATTCTCACGACAGTTTTTGGGAACCTGCTGAtcatcatctccatctctcacttcaAACAGCTTCAGTCTCCAACTCATCTGATTGTTCGCTCTCTGGCTGCCAGTGACTGTCTGCTGGGCTCTTTGGTCATGCCGTACAGCATGGTGCGATCTGTTGAAGGCTGCTGGTATCTGGGAGATATTGTGTGTAAAGTGCATTCTAGTCTTGATATGACTTTCAGCATCTCTTCTTTAATACATCTCAGTTTAATATCTGTCGACAGGTACTGGGCCATTTGTGACCCTCTGAGATACAGAATGAGGGTCACAAACAACACTGTGACTGTATTTACAACACTAACATGGCTGTTTTCATTTCTCTACagtttttctgttgtgttttcagGTGTAAACAAAATCGGTTTGGAGTCGTTCATCATGCAGGTTTATTGTGTGGgaagctgtgttttgttttttaacaaacaatGGGGTCTTATTTGTTCACTTCTCACATTTTTTCTTCCTGGGACGATCATGAGCTCTTTGTATATGAAAATCTTCCACGTTGCACGAAAACATGCAAAGGTTATGTCAGAAAGAGTGACTGGAGGGATGAAGAGCCTAAGCTCTGCTCAAAGAGAAGGAAAAGCAGCTAAAACTCTGGCGATTGTCATGGGTGTTTTTTATCTCTGCTGGCTGCCTTTTTTTACTGCCACGGCTGTTGATCCTTTCCTCAATTTTGTGACTCCTGGTGATGTTTTTGAtgctttggtttggtttggaTACTTTAACTCCACTTGTAACCCACTGATCTATGGTTTCTTCTATCCTCGCTTTCAGAAGGCCTTTAAGATTCTCATATTTACTTATATCTGTGGCTGCAATGACTCAAGCACATTGATACTCGAATGA